In Solidesulfovibrio carbinoliphilus subsp. oakridgensis, the sequence CCGGTATCTGGGCGATTTTTTCACGCCGGCCTCGCGCACCGAGTTCCAGGCCGCGTTGCCGCGTTTTCTCCAGGCCGGAGCCCTGACCGCCATGCCGTTCCAGATGGCGGCCAAGGACGGCCGGGTGCTCGACGTCCTGTTGTCCTCGGTCGGGGAGTTCGACCCGGCCGGCCGATTCATCAGATCCCTGGCGGCCATCGAAGACATCACCGCCCGCCGCCGGGCCGAGCGGGTCCTGGCCAAAAGCGAGGAACTTTTCCGCATGGCCTTCGAGGGGGCCAACGAAGGGCTGTGCATCGTCTCGCTGGAAGGGCGGCTCTTGCTGGTCAACGAGGCCCTGTGCCGTTTTTTCGGCTGCCAGGCCGATAATCTCGTCGGCAAGACCATCCAGGAGCTGGCCCATCAGGACGACAAGGGGATAACCCCACACCATATCGTCCGGGCCCTGTCCGGGGGGCAGGAGCATTTCCGGTTCGAAAAACGCTACCGCCATGCCTCGGGCCGGGCCGTCTGGGCCCGGGTCTCAGCCAGGCTTGTGCGGGATGCCGCCGACGCGCCCCTCCACTTCATCTGCCACGTCCTCGACGTGACCGAAACGCGCCACAGCACGGAACAGCTTTCCCTGCACAGCAAGACCCTGGAAGCCCTGCTGCGCCTCGGCCGGATGCGGGAGGACGGGTTGCCCGAGCTTGGCGCCTACGCCATGTCCCGGGCGGTCGTCCTGACCGGCAGCCGTTCCGGGATTTTCGCCATGTACGATGCGGACAAGGATACGATCCGGCTGCTGGCCGCCCAACGGCAGGCCCTGTCCGCCTTCGGCCTGTCCCCGGACGCCCGCTGCTTCGGCCTGCGCGAGGTGGAGCTTTTTGCCAGGGCCTGGCAATCGCAGCACCCCGTTTTGGCCAATACGACAAGGGTGGACGAGGGTTCCCGGGACGACGGTCGGCCAGGGGCTCCCCGGGGGCGGTATCTCATTGTGCCGGTGGCCGACGAGGCCAAATCCCGACTGCTCGTGGCCGTGGTCGACAAGGATGAGCCCTACGACGACGCCGATGTCCACCGGTTGTCGCTGCTTGGCGAAGGGGTGCTGGCCCACGTCAAGGAACGCAGCCGCGAACGCGATCTGGAGCGGGCCAGACGCCAGGCCGAGGCGGCCAGTCGGGCCAAAAGCGATTTTCTGGCCAATATGAGCCACGAAATCCGCACGCCGCTTTCCGGCATCATCGGCCTGACCCAGATGACGCTCAGCCAGACGCCGCGTCCCGAAGTCCGGGAAAACCTGGAGATGATCCTCGACTCCTCCCGGTCGCTCCTTGGCATCGTCAACGATATTCTGGATTTTTCCAAGATCGAAGCCGGCAAGATGGAGTTTTCCTCTGTGGATTTCGATCTGCGCGAGGCCCTGGACCGGACCATGAAGCCCTTCCAGTTTTCCTCCCGCCAAAAAGGGCTCAAGCTTTCGGTGCGGATCGCTTCGGATGTGCCCGAAGTCCTCAATGGCGATCCCGACCGGATCATGCAG encodes:
- a CDS encoding PAS domain S-box protein, giving the protein MERLETLYEMAPVMLHSIDATGRLLTVNARWLETLGYAAPDVIGRYLGDFFTPASRTEFQAALPRFLQAGALTAMPFQMAAKDGRVLDVLLSSVGEFDPAGRFIRSLAAIEDITARRRAERVLAKSEELFRMAFEGANEGLCIVSLEGRLLLVNEALCRFFGCQADNLVGKTIQELAHQDDKGITPHHIVRALSGGQEHFRFEKRYRHASGRAVWARVSARLVRDAADAPLHFICHVLDVTETRHSTEQLSLHSKTLEALLRLGRMREDGLPELGAYAMSRAVVLTGSRSGIFAMYDADKDTIRLLAAQRQALSAFGLSPDARCFGLREVELFARAWQSQHPVLANTTRVDEGSRDDGRPGAPRGRYLIVPVADEAKSRLLVAVVDKDEPYDDADVHRLSLLGEGVLAHVKERSRERDLERARRQAEAASRAKSDFLANMSHEIRTPLSGIIGLTQMTLSQTPRPEVRENLEMILDSSRSLLGIVNDILDFSKIEAGKMEFSSVDFDLREALDRTMKPFQFSSRQKGLKLSVRIASDVPEVLNGDPDRIMQVVRNLVGNALKFTDQGEVAVEFRLLRPGDPLLVECSVRDTGIGIPEDRLPDLFQVFTQLEASRTKRFGGTGLGLAISRRLVEMMGGTIGVESRSNHGSTFSFTVSLRPAREEQRDEARVETAVLAGGFAGLRVLLAEDNQVNRLFLKHFLVEAGCEVRLAGSGGEALALLAQGPADLVLMDIQMPEMDGTEATRRIRDGEVGEAARRLPVVALTAYSMKGDRERFLSAGLDDYVSKPVDVDELFMVMRRVLDRPGVAEETNRPVRSSLPMDMAYYRDRGKTAFAREISRMFLDESPAVAANLDRAVREENWEAVGDAAHTLLGMAVPLRARGLTEDARRLQEAGLAGDATGCREACRRVRGELDRVQSAIRDLLRGNEGA